The following coding sequences lie in one Mycobacterium sp. Z3061 genomic window:
- a CDS encoding amino acid permease: MPATSISLKDQMLRRRPVGGAPVAQGAAPELKRSFGTFQLTLFGVGSTVGTGIFFVLSQAVPEAGPGVLVSFLVAGIAAGLAAICYAELASAVPVSGSSYSYAYTTLGEAVAMVVAACLLLEYGVATAAVAVGWSGYLNKLLHNLFGAELPHALSAAPWDKTPPGVSHGWVNLPAVILIVMCALLLIRGASESAKVNTIMVLIKLGVLGMFAVIAFTAFNDDHLKDFAPFGVAGIGTAAGTIFFSYIGLDAVSTAGDEVKDPQKTMPRALVSALVVVTGVYLLVALSALGTQPWQAFGSQENAGLATILDNVTHSRWAGTVLAAGAVISIFTVTLVTMYGQTRILFAMGRDGLLPTRFATVNPTTMTPVNNTVIVAVAAGLLAAFVPLDKLADMVSIGTLTAFIVVSLGVVILRVREPDLPRGFRVPGYPVTPALSVLACGYILASLHWYTWLAFSGWIAVALIYYFVWGRHHSALNENPP, translated from the coding sequence TTGCCGGCCACTTCGATCAGCCTCAAGGACCAGATGCTGCGCCGCCGCCCGGTAGGTGGCGCACCCGTCGCTCAGGGAGCCGCTCCCGAACTCAAGCGCAGTTTCGGCACCTTCCAGCTGACTTTGTTCGGGGTCGGCTCCACCGTCGGCACCGGGATCTTCTTCGTGCTCTCCCAGGCGGTGCCCGAGGCCGGGCCCGGCGTGCTGGTGTCGTTCCTGGTGGCCGGCATCGCGGCCGGGCTGGCCGCTATCTGCTACGCCGAATTGGCCTCGGCCGTACCGGTTTCGGGTTCGTCGTACTCGTACGCCTACACCACACTGGGTGAGGCGGTGGCGATGGTGGTGGCCGCGTGCCTCCTATTGGAGTACGGGGTGGCCACCGCCGCGGTGGCCGTCGGGTGGAGCGGTTACCTCAACAAGCTGCTGCACAACCTGTTCGGAGCCGAACTGCCGCACGCGTTGTCGGCAGCGCCGTGGGACAAGACACCACCGGGTGTCTCCCACGGGTGGGTGAACCTGCCGGCGGTCATCCTGATCGTCATGTGCGCGCTGCTGCTGATCCGTGGCGCCAGTGAATCGGCCAAGGTAAACACCATCATGGTGCTGATCAAGCTCGGTGTTCTGGGCATGTTCGCCGTGATCGCCTTCACCGCCTTCAACGACGACCACCTCAAAGACTTCGCGCCGTTCGGTGTCGCGGGCATCGGCACTGCGGCCGGAACCATCTTCTTCTCCTACATCGGCCTGGATGCCGTCTCGACCGCCGGCGACGAGGTGAAGGACCCGCAGAAGACCATGCCCCGCGCGCTCGTCTCGGCTTTGGTGGTGGTCACCGGGGTCTACCTGCTCGTCGCGCTGTCCGCGCTCGGCACGCAGCCATGGCAGGCCTTCGGCTCCCAGGAGAACGCGGGACTGGCGACCATCCTCGACAACGTCACCCACAGTCGGTGGGCCGGCACGGTGCTGGCCGCGGGGGCGGTGATCTCGATCTTCACCGTCACCCTGGTCACCATGTACGGCCAGACGCGCATCCTGTTCGCGATGGGCCGTGACGGGTTGTTGCCCACCCGGTTCGCGACGGTCAACCCGACAACCATGACCCCGGTCAACAACACCGTGATCGTCGCGGTTGCCGCGGGCCTGCTGGCCGCGTTCGTCCCGCTGGACAAGCTGGCGGACATGGTGTCCATCGGCACCCTGACCGCGTTCATCGTGGTGTCGCTTGGTGTCGTCATCCTGCGGGTACGCGAACCCGACCTGCCGCGCGGCTTCCGGGTGCCCGGTTACCCTGTCACGCCGGCGCTTTCGGTGCTGGCCTGCGGGTACATCCTGGCCAGCTTGCATTGGTACACCTGGCTGGCGTTCAGCGGTTGGATCGCGGTGGCGCTGATCTACTACTTCGTGTGGGGCCGGCATCACAGCGCCCTGAACGAGAATCCGCCGTGA